In a single window of the Elaeis guineensis isolate ETL-2024a chromosome 6, EG11, whole genome shotgun sequence genome:
- the LOC105046994 gene encoding uncharacterized protein → MGCCFSKTEAPSRGGAASTVCRRRSPPLPEPEALQEETVKEVLSETPKARPREEGIEKEKVGFDMVLKGDPGVNSIKEDYDERSEENSEVCSMSEGFSASTMATDKRLGEEGDLEEVEGEARRASEDRPPAKFQRKRSVSGKIPRSRERGASCGSGRSSPSPVKRREGAVGRTYSARETGQGKAARSRVPAGDAFRRDPGERSGRRSVSPAAKRAAEMRSATAGGQCRVVPASRANGRSTPLRIPPQAAAVADDEDGRMAEEASGGEGKESLENPLVSLECFIFL, encoded by the coding sequence ATGGGTTGCTGCTTCAGCAAAACGGAGGCTCCATCCCGCGGTGGAGCGGCGTCCACCGTCTGCCGGCGGAGGAGTCCGCCACTGCCGGAGCCTGAGGCGCTGCAAGAGGAGACGGTGAAGGAGGTGCTCTCGGAGACACCGAAAGCGAGGCCGAGGGAGGAAGGGATTGAGAAGGAGAAGGTAGGATTCGACATGGTTTTGAAGGGGGATCCAGGTGTTAACTCCATCAAGGAAGACTACGATGAGAGATCCGAGGAGAACTCCGAGGTCTGCAGCATGAGCGAGGGCTTCTCTGCCTCCACGATGGCGACGGACAAAAGACTTGGGGAGGAGGGGGACTTGGAGGAGGTGGAGGGTGAGGCCAGGAGAGCGAGCGAGGACAGACCCCCCGCGAAGTTCCAGAGGAAGCGCTCCGTCTCCGGCAAGATCCCTCGCAGCAGAGAAAGGGGCGCCAGCTGCGGCAGCGGGAGGTCCTCTCCATCGCCGGTGAAAAGGAGGGAGGGTGCCGTCGGTCGGACGTATTCCGCCAGGGAGACGGGGCAGGGGAAGGCGGCGAGGAGCCGGGTTCCGGCTGGGGACGCGTTCCGTAGGGACCCAGGGGAGAGGTCCGGCCGGAGGTCAGTGTCCCCGGCTGCAAAACGGGCGGCGGAGATGCGCAGCGCCACCGCCGGTGGCCAATGCAGGGTGGTGCCGGCGTCGAGGGCGAACGGCCGGTCGACGCCGCTCAGGATCCCACCGCAGGCGGCGGCGGTGGCGGATGATGAGGATGGAAGGATGGCGGAGGAGGCGAGCGGCGGCGAGGGGAAGGAGTCCCTGGAGAATCCCCTAGTCTCCCTGGAGTGCTTCATCTTTCTCTAG